The nucleotide sequence AACTTAAGTTAatgtaaaaagataaaaaaaaaaatgaacttaCCCACTGATGTCAACAATGTCTCTTGAAATTTTCATTTTTTTGGTAGTCCCTTTATAAAGTTCTTCAAGGGTACACGGTAGACTCCTCTCAATCGGGGCAGCTTTTCGGGTACCCGACCCAAATCCACCGCCACTACCAAATCCTCcacctccaccgccaccgccaccgccgaAGGAGCTGAAAATATTATCAAATCCACCACCGCCGCCCATATTATCACCAAACATATTACTCGAAAACCGTGTTCCTctcacaccaccaccaccaccaccatctccaCCCCTGAATCCGAAAAACTCGGCGAATATATCATCCGCACTTCTCGGATTAAATGTGAACGGTGTACCTCCTCCGGTGGAAAAGTAGGTGGCGCCGCCAGGACCACCGGCAGCATCCGGTGGTGGCACTCCACCTTTCAATCCTTCTTCACCATATTGATCATATACTGCTCTCTTTTGTGGATCACTTAGAACCTATAAATTTGATTTTAAACACACAAATAACGTTATCAATTGATCTACAAAAAGCTCGATTTAATTCTATTTAAATAAttgaaataattaattaaaaattaatagaaAAAGGTAGAGATACATACATCGTAAGCTTCTGAAATTTGTTTGAATTTAGCTTCAGCATCCTTTTTGTTATTGGGATTCTTATCAGGATGCCACTTCATAGCAAGCTTTCTGTAAGCTTTTTTCAAAGCATCGTCGTTAGCGTTTTTATCAACTTTTAAAATCTTGTAATAATCAACTCCCATGGTTTATCGTTTTTCTTATCATACGATTTgtaaattgtaaatttgtaaattGTAAATGATTAATAATTAATTTGATGAATTCTTCAGTGTATAGAATTGCAGTACTGAGAGAGGGATTTAAATGTGAGGTATTGATAAATGGAATGTGTAGAATTTGTTGTATGATTGAAAGCGGTTAAGGTCGTGAAAGATGCAGAAACTTCCGGAACTGGCTAGAAATTGGTAAAAGTATGTGAACTGTAAAACTGTTTTATGTATAATCAGTTATTGGCAGGTAATCCTCCCCTATTATTTTTTGATTCATTCTACTATTCTAGGAGTGTGTCTCATTTAATTTCAAATTGTTATAAAAGtgatggatgttaattttattattattataaacattgtatagtagttttttttagtatatatatgtgtgttatgaACACATAAGGTGCACAccaaaaacatatataaaacacctacttctctcatattccctctatatacttattagtagtctacagtcaagaaccagaccACTAAAAGAAATTATAAGCCTacaaaattataacacgttatcagcacgaagtgctccgtataatcaaggtttatctaagcaaacacatgtcactaatcaaggtaagaaattatctaacttttattaacttcactaacatttatatttatgttatttaagttatatatggtcggttataccgcctgaattatatttctgtaatctaacttttattaacttcactaacatttatatttatgttaagttatatatgatcggttataccacctgaattatattttctgtaatctaactcttattaacttcactaacatttatatttatgttatttaagttatatatggtcggttataccgcctgaattatattttctgtaatctaactcttattaacttcactaacatttatatttatgttaataagacctcatgattgtacgcaacacgtcatttgacaacacggtactttatgtacgcaacacgtcatttgacaacacggtaccatgggtcgagattaattccgatcaatacgaatacgatggggtctttatatgttatctaacatttatgattacttatgcaattaatcattatttatttcatgcatactaatgtttattcttaaatttataatcttaaaagttaaaatagaaaaagtagtttgtatttttattaaaagtaaatcttaaaagttaaaataaaaaagtagtttgtatttttattaaaagtaaatcttaaaagttaaaataagaaaaagtagtttgtatttttattaaaagtaaatcttaaaagttaaaataaaaaaagtagtttgtatttttattaaaagtaaatcttaaaagttaaaataaaaaagtagtttgtatttttattaaaagtaaatcttaaaagttaaaataagaaaaagtagtttgtatttttattaaaagtaaatcttaaaagttaaaataaaaaaaagtagtttgtatttttattaaaagtatatcttaaaagttaaaataagaaaaatatattataataatatatattataacttaatatatattataataatattattaataatataatatgaacctatattctatccttcccttatggttttattatttgtaatcataccattattcctttgtatgctacttatgaatctaaactaattctaatttcatgttgttatttgtctatgaaaaaaaaaattgattatgattatgattatgatttatgttgttcatctttctgaaaatagaaaatgtcaaacttatcaaagcttgagtttgatgccttagacgtatcgggaacaaactacacattatgggttatggacgtagaaataaatcttggatcattgggtattttagaaactttaaaagaaaataatacttgttccgatcaagataaattaaaatcaattgcttttattcgcaaacatattgataccactttaaaacatatgtttctcactatcaaagatccacatgttttatggaaaagtatcaagagtagattcgataatcaaaaggaaatattactcccagctgcgagggaagaatggagaaatctaaggttccaagatttcaaaaaggtaagtgaatacagctcggccatgttcaagatctgttcaaagcttcaattctgtggtcaagaaataagtgatgctgatatgatggagaaaactttctccacaatgcattctgcaaacataactgtgcaagaaaatttaagattgcagaattataaaactttttccaaacttcaaacttatctcttaattgcagaagttaataaagaattactgatgaaaaatcaagaatctcgtcctaccggtggcttcctgaagctaatgctattaacaataataataataaaagaagaaatgcacatggacgagggcgtggacaaggtcgtggctatattggccaaaaccatcatcatggaaattaccataacaataataaaaatcataactatgttcgaaatcacccttatggtcgtggtcgtggtggtggtcgtggtcgtggtggtcgtggtcgtggacaaagaaataataatccacaaaattataaaattcaaacaccatacaatcccacaaatcacaatgttgaagaaggctcttcaaagaatgttgaagattcttgttaccgatgtggtaaaattggccattggtctaaaaactgccgaacaaatcagcattctgttaatcggtatcaagaatccctaaaaggaaaacgaaaagaagcaaatcttgtggatgaccttgatacaaaaatcactgagtcaACTTGTGACTaccttaatgaataaatttctaatatctatatatatatagatatcctattatatgtttccgttaaataaatggttgtagattttcaatctacaccatatctagtttactacatatttccttattatgtgctatcgtttgtaaaatgtattgaatgtaatatattgatgaattatgtacccattatttgtttctcatttttttttttgaagttcatgatgtatactgctggagtaaaaaatcagtcaaatggtggagatatttgtattgcagacagtggtgacactcacaccatactcaaatctaaaaaatatttcacagacttgaaagcaacggaaggaactatacatactatattaggtcctgtggacttaataaaaggaatgggaaagacaAAATTCATGTtatcaaatggtacgaattttctgataaataatgccttattttctcccatgtcaaagagaaatttgttaagtttctctgacatataccaaaatggatatgattatcagtcagtgacaacagaaaatgaaaaacatttaagtatcactgataagaatcgtgtaattgaaaaactaccaagacttcattctggtttacattatacacatataaatgtacctgaagtaaatgtggtagttaaagaaaaatcatgtgatcctgtaatgatcagtttgtagcatgagagattaggccacccaggatcaacaatgatgaaaagaataatacaaatacacatggacatccattggcggatcaaagaatccctcatgatgcacttatcccatgtacatcatgctcacttggaaagttgataataagaccatcacctcttaaggttgaaaaagaatcaccaatgtttcttgaaagaattcaaggtgatatatgtggaccatttcatccaccatgtggaccatttagatattttatggttctaatagacgcatctagtagatggtctcatgtttgtctattatcaagtcgaaatatggcatttgcaaaatttcttgctcaaattattaaattgagagcacatttccctgattatactattaaaagggtgagactaaataatgccggtgagtttacgtctcaagcatttaataacttttgcatgtctattgggattattgttgaacatcccgttgcccatgtgcatacataaaatggtttagctgaatcattaattaaacgattgcagctaatagctagaccattgataatgcgaacaaaactcccattatctgtatggggccatgcaattttgcatgctgcatcattgattagcattagaccaagcgcaagtcatacatattcttccttgcaacttgcttttggcgatcagccaaatatttcccaccttagaacatttggttgtgcggtttatgtccctatcgcaccaccacaacgcactaaaatgggtcttcaaagaaggatgggaatatatgttggatatgaaacatcttcaataataagatatattgaacccatgacgggtgatgtttttacagcacgttttgctgattgtcactttaatgaaacattattccctagattagggggagaaataaaaaataaagaaaatgatgtttcatggtgtgaacctcaattaatgtatcttgatcctcgcacaaaagaatgcgagaccgaagttcaaaaaataatgtatatgcaagaacttgcgaataaattgcctaatgcatttacagatacaaaaagagtgactaaatcatatataccagtagcaaatgctccagctcgaattgaaattccaaaaactggcaataatgtcattcttgagtctttgccacgccagaaacgtgggagaccaattggttccaaagataaaaatcctcgaaaaagaaaatcagctgataatgaggtaaaagaaagtgttcaagaagaactacaaatcaatactccttctgcagaggagattgatgatgtcaatacggaattttcaatcaattatgcacattcaaaaatattatggaaccgaaatgaaatgaaaaatcttgatgagatattttcatataatgttgcatatgacatcatgaatgatgatgatgatccagaaccaaaatctgtcatggaatgtcaaaatagacatgattgagatcattggaaaggagcaatactagctgaatttgaatcgctcaataaaagaaaagttttcggatctatcattctcacacctaaagatgtgaaacctgtgggatatagatgggtttttgtacgaaaaagaaatgagaaaaatgaagttacaaggtataaagctagacttgtagctcaaggtttttctcaaagaccaggaattgattatgaggaaacttattctcctgttatggatgcaattacttttagatacttaatcagcctggcagtttctaaaaatttagaaatgcatctcatggatgttgtgactgcttatctttatggatcacttgatagtgatatatatatgaagatacctgaaggatttaaggtatcagaagcaaccaatgcaaaacccaaagaaatgtactcaatcaagttacaaaggtctttatatgggttgaaacaatcgggtcgcatgtggtataaacgattaagtgattacttgataagcaaagggtataccaataatcttatttgcccatgtgttttcattaagaaaacaacatccggatatgtgatcatagctgtttatgttgatgatcttaacatcataggaacaaataaagagatccatgaagccattcaacttctaaagaaagaatttgaaatgaaagatctcggaaaaaccaagtattgccttggtttacaaattgaacatatgcctaatggtttacttgtacatcaaacaacatatactgaaaagattttaaaacgttttaatatggacaaggcaaaaccattaagtactcctatggttgttagatcacttaatgttgacactgatccattttgtccctgtgaagatcatgaagatatcctgggaccagaagtaccatatcttagtgcaattggagctcttatgtatcttacaaattgtacaagacctgacatttcttttgcagttaatttgttggcaaggttcagctcagctcctaccaaaagacactggaatgggatcaaacacatatttcgataccttcgaggaactactgatttaggattattttattctaacgaatcaaaacaagatttggttggttatgcagatgcaggttatttatctgatccacataaagctaaatctcaaaatggatatgtattcctaaatggaggtaccgcaatatcatggcgttctaaaaaacaaacacttgttgcaacatcatcaaatcatgccgaagtgattgcattacatgaagctactcgggaatatttttagttgagatcaatgacacaactcattactgattcttgtggactagaacgcgataaaagtccaacaactatatatgaagataatgcagcttgcatagcacagatgaaagaagggtatatcaaaagtgatcgaacaaaacacatacctcctagattcttctcatacactcaaaatctcattaaggacaaccagattgaaatgagatatgttcagtccagcaaaaactctgctgaccttttcaccaaagcacttccaactgctattttcagaacacacgttcataatattggcatgaggcatgttcagaagatgtaacaattcaggcgttgcctacttgagggggagtcaactctatgctgcactctttttcccttagctaaagttttatcccaatgggttttctttagcaaggtttttaacgaggcagtactagttattctataataaaattgtcatccaagggggagtgttataaaagtcatggatgctaattttattgttattataaatattgtatagtagttttttttagtatatatatgtgtgttatgagcACATAAGGTGCACAccaaaaacatatataaaacacctacttctctcatatt is from Rutidosis leptorrhynchoides isolate AG116_Rl617_1_P2 chromosome 10, CSIRO_AGI_Rlap_v1, whole genome shotgun sequence and encodes:
- the LOC139872069 gene encoding uncharacterized protein, with amino-acid sequence MGVDYYKILKVDKNANDDALKKAYRKLAMKWHPDKNPNNKKDAEAKFKQISEAYDVLSDPQKRAVYDQYGEEGLKGGVPPPDAAGGPGGATYFSTGGGTPFTFNPRSADDIFAEFFGFRGGDGGGGGGVRGTRFSSNMFGDNMGGGGGFDNIFSSFGGGGGGGGGGFGSGGGFGSGTRKAAPIERSLPCTLEELYKGTTKKMKISRDIVDISGKSMTVEEILNINVKPGWKKGTKITFPEKGNEQPNMIPADLVFVIDEKPHSTFTRDGNDLVVTRRITLAEALTGYTVHLTTLDGRNLTIPINNVIHPDYEEVVPKEGMPISKDPAKKGNLRIKFNVKFPTRLTSTQKTRIKELLNG